One window of the Anaeromyxobacter dehalogenans 2CP-C genome contains the following:
- a CDS encoding methyl-accepting chemotaxis protein, with protein MLRSLPVSTKILGSSLLAAGATLAAGLAGWLAARGSLPGGAALALGAPAAVAAVIAGGGLFVSRVVGDALRAMRTESVRVRDAVRAGTLTVRGAEGRIDPEFQLVIRTLNETLDAFSAPFAATAEAVERISRGDLPARMTAPFEGDFDRLRCAVNAVIEVVEQRNEDIRRLVEAATAGRLDVRADVTRYHGYNGAMIGRINLLLDTVIRPIEVATDRVVRLAAGEVPPDVELPVQGRFLDLKRGVNALLEVVRLRNADLALLLRAAAEGRLDVRADPSRYPGQNGELVRGMNALLDAVVAPLRAAAGALERLARGEAPAPIEETYRGEFDTLRRSVNACTAAIRALVGEVDVAIEAGRAGDLGRRGDPARCEGDYRRVLAGVNEILDAVSAPVREASDVLARLAARDLRARMGGRYQGDHARLQQVVNGTAGALDAALGQVVEAVGRISAAAAQIASTSEAVAGGAAEQASAIGRTGATLEAVAGQARATSEHASAADGLTAAARDAAAEGAATVSRMTATMAQVRGAAEQTAQIIKDIDEIAFQTNLLALNAAVEAARAGDAGRGFAVVAEEVRSLALRSKAAASRTEALIHESVRQAADGDAITRAVAERLEVIRAGSDRLAALAAGISAAAREQAGGVERITGAVAEIDRVTQQNAASAEQSSAAAAELSSRSGELAELLGGFRLGGAAA; from the coding sequence ATGCTCCGCTCGCTCCCGGTCTCGACGAAGATCCTCGGCTCCTCCCTGCTCGCCGCGGGCGCCACGCTCGCGGCCGGCCTCGCGGGCTGGCTCGCCGCACGGGGGAGCCTGCCTGGCGGCGCCGCCCTGGCGCTCGGCGCCCCGGCGGCGGTGGCGGCGGTGATCGCCGGGGGTGGGCTGTTCGTCTCGCGCGTGGTCGGCGACGCCCTCCGCGCCATGCGCACCGAGTCCGTGCGCGTGCGCGACGCGGTGCGCGCCGGGACGCTCACGGTGCGCGGCGCCGAGGGGCGCATCGATCCGGAGTTCCAGCTCGTCATCCGGACCCTGAACGAGACGCTGGACGCGTTCTCCGCCCCGTTCGCCGCCACCGCGGAGGCGGTGGAGCGCATCTCGCGCGGCGACCTCCCCGCGCGCATGACCGCGCCGTTCGAGGGCGACTTCGACCGCCTGCGCTGCGCGGTGAACGCGGTCATCGAGGTGGTCGAGCAGCGCAACGAGGACATCCGGCGCCTGGTGGAGGCGGCCACCGCCGGGCGGCTGGACGTGCGGGCCGACGTCACGCGCTACCACGGGTACAACGGCGCCATGATCGGCCGGATCAACCTGCTCCTCGACACGGTGATCCGGCCGATCGAGGTCGCCACGGATCGGGTGGTGCGGCTCGCGGCCGGCGAGGTGCCGCCCGACGTCGAGCTGCCGGTGCAGGGCCGCTTCCTCGACCTGAAGCGCGGGGTGAACGCGCTGCTCGAGGTGGTGCGCCTGCGCAACGCCGACCTGGCGCTGCTCCTGCGCGCCGCGGCGGAGGGGCGCCTCGACGTGCGCGCCGACCCGTCGCGCTACCCCGGCCAGAACGGCGAGCTGGTGCGGGGCATGAACGCCCTGCTCGACGCGGTGGTGGCGCCGCTCCGGGCCGCGGCCGGCGCGCTCGAGCGGCTGGCGCGCGGGGAGGCGCCGGCGCCGATCGAGGAGACCTATCGCGGCGAGTTCGACACGCTCCGCCGGAGCGTGAACGCCTGCACCGCGGCCATCCGCGCGCTGGTTGGCGAGGTGGACGTCGCCATCGAGGCCGGCCGCGCCGGCGACCTCGGCCGCCGCGGCGACCCGGCGCGCTGCGAGGGGGACTACCGCCGCGTGCTCGCCGGGGTGAACGAGATCCTGGACGCGGTCTCGGCGCCGGTGCGCGAGGCGAGCGACGTGCTGGCGCGGCTCGCCGCGCGCGACCTGCGTGCGCGCATGGGCGGGCGCTACCAGGGCGACCACGCGCGGCTCCAGCAGGTGGTGAACGGCACCGCCGGCGCGCTCGACGCGGCGCTCGGCCAGGTGGTCGAGGCCGTGGGCCGGATCTCGGCGGCCGCGGCCCAGATCGCCTCCACCAGCGAGGCCGTGGCCGGCGGCGCCGCCGAGCAGGCCTCCGCCATCGGCCGCACCGGCGCGACGCTGGAGGCGGTGGCCGGGCAGGCGCGCGCCACCTCCGAGCACGCCTCCGCCGCCGACGGCCTCACCGCCGCCGCGCGCGACGCCGCGGCCGAGGGCGCCGCCACGGTGTCGCGCATGACCGCGACCATGGCGCAGGTGCGCGGGGCGGCCGAGCAGACCGCGCAGATCATCAAGGACATCGACGAGATCGCGTTCCAGACCAACCTGCTCGCGCTGAACGCGGCGGTGGAGGCGGCCCGCGCCGGCGACGCCGGCCGCGGGTTCGCGGTGGTGGCCGAGGAGGTGCGGTCGCTCGCGCTCCGCTCGAAGGCGGCGGCCTCGCGCACCGAGGCGCTCATCCACGAGTCGGTGCGCCAGGCGGCGGACGGCGACGCCATCACCCGCGCGGTCGCGGAGCGGCTGGAGGTGATCCGCGCCGGCTCGGATCGGCTCGCCGCGCTCGCCGCCGGGATCAGCGCCGCGGCGCGCGAGCAGGCCGGCGGGGTCGAGCGGATCACCGGCGCGGTGGCGGAGATCGACCGGGTGACGCAGCAGAACGCCGCCAGCGCCGAGCAGTCCTCGGCGGCGGCGGCGGAGCTGTCGTCCCGCTCGGGCGAGCTGGCGGAGCTGCTCGGCGGCTTCCGGCTGGGGGGTGCCGCGGCCTGA
- a CDS encoding metal-sulfur cluster assembly factor: MPFRPNARSRASRALEWTFAALLLGASAAILVAAGVSRADAHYQWTRPAGDPARGAVTPAAVWERLRTVLDPELGIDVVDLGLVYDVTVPRDGRVAVVMTLTSAGCPFSKQMIEDVRRAIFQHPAVREVALTVTRDPPWSWDRVSLEARKRIVEGSHAGAHR, encoded by the coding sequence ATGCCGTTCCGCCCGAATGCACGAAGCCGCGCCTCGCGCGCCCTGGAGTGGACCTTCGCGGCCCTGCTGCTGGGGGCATCCGCCGCGATCCTCGTGGCCGCGGGCGTGAGCCGCGCGGACGCTCACTATCAGTGGACAAGGCCGGCGGGAGATCCCGCGCGCGGCGCGGTCACCCCGGCCGCCGTGTGGGAGCGGCTCCGGACGGTGCTCGATCCCGAGCTCGGCATCGACGTGGTGGACCTGGGCCTCGTCTACGACGTCACGGTGCCGCGCGACGGCCGGGTGGCCGTGGTGATGACGCTCACCTCCGCGGGCTGCCCGTTCTCGAAGCAGATGATCGAGGACGTGCGCCGCGCGATCTTCCAGCACCCGGCGGTGCGCGAGGTGGCGCTCACCGTCACCCGGGACCCGCCCTGGAGCTGGGACCGCGTGAGCCTGGAGGCCCGGAAGCGGATCGTGGAGGGATCGCACGCGGGGGCGCATCGATGA
- the msrB gene encoding peptide-methionine (R)-S-oxide reductase MsrB, with product MDKLILSDAEWRDRLTPEQYQVLRGHGTEPPGTGCFLGTHEPGTYVCAGCGNPLFRSGEKFESGTGWPSFTRPVSEEAVVEVHDRSYGMRRTEVRCARCDGHLGHVFPDGPPPTGLRYCMNSAAMQHVPEGAPLDAPGGG from the coding sequence ATGGACAAGCTCATCCTCTCCGACGCCGAGTGGCGCGACCGGCTCACGCCGGAGCAGTACCAGGTGCTGCGCGGCCACGGCACCGAGCCGCCCGGCACCGGCTGCTTCCTGGGCACGCACGAGCCGGGGACCTACGTCTGCGCCGGCTGCGGGAACCCGCTGTTCCGCTCCGGCGAGAAGTTCGAGTCCGGCACCGGCTGGCCGTCGTTCACCCGCCCGGTGTCGGAGGAGGCGGTGGTCGAGGTGCACGATCGCTCGTACGGCATGCGCCGCACCGAGGTGCGGTGCGCCCGGTGCGACGGCCACCTGGGCCACGTGTTCCCCGACGGCCCGCCGCCCACCGGCCTGCGGTACTGCATGAACTCCGCCGCCATGCAGCACGTGCCCGAGGGCGCCCCTCTCGACGCGCCGGGCGGAGGCTGA
- a CDS encoding M1 family metallopeptidase produces the protein MPIPALALALAAVAASAPASPPALPAGEVPPALRLPAGVRPVRGEVSLTLDPAAERYRGRVRYPVVLDAPARVVWLHAEGLEIEEAKVGGRPARAVLAEGGLLGLVPDAPQPPGEADVEIAFAGTVDRVRSRGIYAVPEAGRWYAYTFFEPADARRAFPCFDEPGFKIPWRLSLTVKAGDRAIANTPAAREAPDGGGTRVEFAETRPLPSYLVAFVVGPFDLVDGGAGGAARVPVRFVVPRGRGGETRYAASVTARMLDLIEAETGVPYPYEKCDVAVVPRFWGTMEHPGIVALGQPLTLVPPAEETRERKLRYATIAMHELVHHWFGDLVTMAWWDDTWLNESLTSFLDSVVVDALEPAWRRTARRRAEGRASALEADVLAAAKRLREPVGSRDEIEGAFDNAITYDKGASVAAMYERYVGREAWRAVLRDHLLAHAHRTATTEDFLATLASRSTPAVAASLRGFLERPGVPLVRASVRCDGRGAAAVVRQERFLASGARDPAAAWSIPLCVRAGAGGRVETACGLVGGEGPEGEVPLPFCPEWLWPNAGGTGYHLTALDPAALPGLWPRLAPAERLAAATDASLLARRGDLPPEAALGLVAPLAASEDGLQVEASLELARLAQPEWMEPADHARWRAFVRDTWGRRARAIGWMPRRGEPDDATALRRLLLPRVAGEGEDPALAAEAGKLARRWLADRRSVPAEAAWPALEVAARTGDAALFDRVLAAARGARDRTDRARLLAILGRFERPALLDRALALVASGAEDLRDTAAILRVALAGRETRWRAWELLRTRWEAIAPRLRSDEGSWLVAQAAGLACDPGRAGEVAAFLRPRAEAFDGAPRALARALEDADACRAARARNGPAVARFLGR, from the coding sequence ATGCCGATCCCCGCCCTCGCACTCGCCCTGGCCGCGGTCGCCGCCTCCGCCCCCGCCTCGCCGCCGGCGCTCCCCGCCGGCGAGGTCCCGCCCGCGCTGCGGCTGCCCGCCGGCGTGCGGCCCGTCCGCGGCGAGGTCTCGCTGACGCTCGATCCCGCCGCGGAGCGCTACCGCGGCCGGGTCCGCTACCCCGTGGTCCTCGACGCGCCGGCGCGCGTCGTCTGGCTGCACGCGGAGGGGCTGGAGATCGAGGAGGCGAAGGTGGGCGGCCGGCCGGCCCGGGCGGTCCTCGCCGAGGGCGGGCTGCTGGGCCTCGTCCCCGACGCCCCGCAGCCGCCGGGCGAGGCGGACGTGGAGATCGCGTTCGCCGGCACGGTGGACCGGGTGCGGAGCCGCGGGATCTACGCGGTGCCGGAGGCGGGGCGCTGGTACGCGTACACGTTCTTCGAGCCCGCCGACGCGCGGCGCGCCTTCCCCTGCTTCGACGAGCCCGGCTTCAAGATCCCCTGGCGCCTCTCGCTGACGGTGAAGGCGGGCGACCGGGCCATCGCGAACACGCCGGCCGCCCGCGAGGCGCCGGACGGCGGGGGCACGCGCGTCGAGTTCGCCGAGACGCGGCCGCTGCCCTCGTACCTGGTCGCGTTCGTGGTGGGCCCGTTCGACCTGGTGGACGGGGGCGCCGGGGGAGCGGCCCGCGTGCCGGTGCGCTTCGTGGTGCCGCGCGGGCGCGGCGGCGAGACCCGCTACGCGGCCTCGGTCACCGCGCGCATGCTCGACCTCATCGAGGCGGAGACCGGCGTGCCGTATCCCTACGAGAAGTGCGACGTGGCGGTGGTGCCGCGCTTCTGGGGCACCATGGAGCACCCCGGGATCGTGGCGCTGGGTCAGCCGCTCACGCTCGTCCCGCCGGCGGAGGAGACCCGAGAGCGGAAGCTCCGCTACGCCACCATCGCGATGCACGAGCTCGTGCACCACTGGTTCGGCGACCTCGTCACCATGGCCTGGTGGGACGACACCTGGCTGAACGAGTCGCTCACCAGCTTCCTCGACTCCGTGGTCGTCGATGCGCTCGAGCCGGCCTGGCGGCGCACCGCCCGCCGTCGCGCCGAGGGCCGCGCGTCGGCGCTCGAGGCGGACGTGCTCGCCGCGGCGAAGCGCCTGCGGGAGCCGGTCGGCTCGCGCGACGAGATCGAGGGCGCCTTCGACAACGCCATCACCTACGACAAGGGCGCCTCGGTGGCCGCCATGTACGAGCGGTACGTGGGGCGCGAGGCGTGGCGCGCGGTGCTGCGCGACCACCTGCTCGCGCACGCGCACCGCACCGCCACGACCGAGGACTTCCTCGCCACGCTGGCGTCCCGCTCGACCCCGGCCGTGGCCGCCTCGCTGCGCGGGTTCCTGGAGCGCCCGGGCGTGCCGCTCGTCCGCGCCTCGGTGCGCTGCGACGGGCGCGGCGCCGCGGCGGTGGTGCGCCAGGAGCGCTTCCTCGCGTCCGGCGCGCGCGATCCCGCGGCCGCGTGGTCGATCCCGCTCTGCGTGCGCGCCGGCGCCGGCGGGCGCGTGGAGACGGCGTGCGGCCTCGTCGGCGGCGAGGGGCCGGAGGGCGAGGTCCCGCTGCCGTTCTGCCCGGAGTGGCTCTGGCCCAACGCGGGCGGCACCGGCTACCACCTCACCGCGCTCGACCCCGCCGCGCTCCCCGGCCTGTGGCCCCGGCTCGCGCCGGCGGAGCGGCTCGCCGCCGCCACCGACGCGTCCCTGCTCGCGCGCCGCGGCGATCTCCCGCCCGAGGCGGCGCTCGGCCTGGTGGCGCCGCTCGCCGCGAGCGAGGACGGGCTTCAGGTGGAGGCCTCGCTGGAGCTGGCGCGGCTGGCGCAGCCGGAGTGGATGGAGCCGGCCGACCACGCGCGCTGGCGCGCGTTCGTGCGCGACACCTGGGGCCGGCGGGCGCGCGCGATCGGGTGGATGCCCCGGCGCGGCGAGCCCGACGACGCGACGGCGCTGCGGCGCCTGCTCCTGCCGCGGGTGGCGGGCGAGGGCGAGGACCCGGCGCTCGCCGCCGAGGCGGGGAAGCTGGCGCGGCGGTGGCTCGCCGATCGCCGGTCGGTGCCGGCCGAGGCGGCCTGGCCGGCGCTGGAGGTGGCGGCGCGCACCGGGGACGCGGCGCTGTTCGACCGCGTCCTCGCGGCGGCGCGCGGGGCGCGGGACCGGACCGACCGGGCGCGCCTGCTCGCGATCCTGGGGCGCTTCGAGCGGCCGGCGCTCCTCGACCGCGCGCTGGCGCTGGTCGCCTCCGGCGCGGAGGACCTGCGCGACACCGCCGCGATCCTGCGCGTGGCGCTGGCCGGGCGGGAGACGCGCTGGCGCGCCTGGGAGCTGTTGCGCACGCGGTGGGAGGCGATCGCGCCGCGGCTGCGGAGCGACGAGGGCTCGTGGCTGGTGGCGCAGGCCGCCGGGCTCGCCTGCGATCCCGGGCGCGCCGGCGAGGTGGCCGCGTTCCTGCGCCCGCGCGCCGAGGCGTTCGACGGGGCGCCGCGGGCGCTCGCCCGCGCGCTGGAGGACGCAGACGCCTGCCGCGCCGCCCGCGCCCGCAACGGGCCCGCGGTGGCGCGCTTCCTGGGGCGCTGA
- a CDS encoding M6 family metalloprotease domain-containing protein, with protein sequence MRTTGTTTLALLAALALAPSAASAAADDPQLPDVAPTTDNPSHPLGDAQAARKAVAIQEKLNGRTKGRTHQVARGQYVELERLGEDRIWTVVGEFGDAVNATYGGTAGPLRNQIPEPDRAVDNVTIWAPDFSRAYYEALLFSDAPGDVSMRNFYKELSANRYTVNGEVTDWVKVPFNEANYGANYCGGIVCARTWLFVRDAVNAWYNAQIAAGRTPAEIDAYLAQYDVWDRYDHDGDGNFNEPDGYIDHFQAIHAGEGEETGGGAQGTDAIWSHRWYAFYNNIGATGPAFNRAGGIRIGNSSYWIGDYTVEPENGGVGVFAHEFGHDLGLPDLYDTSGNTGGAENSTGFWTLYSVGSYGASGRPEDGLGTKPIHMSAYEKIFLGWSNYQVVRAGQYASLKLGAAEANTKQAQTLVVLLPDKVVERNVGAPYAGTYFYYSGSGNDLDSSMTRQVTLPAGSASLTAKVRFDIELDWDYAYLTVNGAPVQTNLSTSTSPNGQNFGNGITGSTGGAWVDLTADLSAWAGQTVTLGFRYWTDVAESRPGFFVDDIAVSGQAVDGGEAEAGWTYHGFVRTNGTLAAPYFNAYFAEYRQYRGYDQSLATGPYTFGYLNDPALQNWVDHFPYQDGLLVWYYDTSFANNNVGDACASGRCGGLFLPVDAHPGLVLRPDNGKAWRPRFQAYDSTFGLEPTDVVCLHANSQEGCFGGLAGNPLFDDTQSYWVPPDPSLNHYGWSSVIVPNTGTTIRVVGTSAQGDFMQVVVAPKR encoded by the coding sequence ATGCGCACCACAGGCACCACCACGCTGGCCCTGCTCGCGGCGCTGGCGCTCGCGCCGTCCGCCGCGTCCGCCGCAGCCGACGACCCGCAGCTCCCGGACGTCGCGCCGACGACCGACAACCCGTCGCATCCGCTCGGCGACGCGCAGGCGGCGCGCAAGGCCGTCGCGATCCAGGAGAAGCTGAACGGGAGGACGAAGGGCAGGACGCACCAGGTCGCGCGCGGCCAGTACGTCGAGCTCGAGCGGCTGGGCGAGGACCGGATCTGGACGGTGGTGGGCGAGTTCGGCGACGCCGTGAACGCGACCTACGGCGGCACGGCCGGCCCGCTGCGCAACCAGATCCCGGAGCCGGACCGCGCGGTGGACAACGTGACCATCTGGGCGCCGGACTTCAGCCGCGCGTACTACGAGGCGCTGCTGTTCTCCGACGCGCCGGGCGACGTCTCGATGCGGAACTTCTACAAGGAGCTCTCCGCGAACCGCTACACCGTGAACGGCGAGGTCACCGACTGGGTGAAGGTGCCGTTCAACGAGGCCAACTACGGCGCGAACTACTGCGGGGGCATCGTCTGCGCCCGCACCTGGCTGTTCGTGCGCGACGCGGTGAACGCCTGGTACAACGCGCAGATCGCGGCGGGCCGGACGCCGGCCGAGATCGACGCCTACCTGGCGCAGTACGACGTGTGGGACCGGTACGACCACGACGGCGACGGCAACTTCAACGAGCCGGACGGCTACATCGATCACTTCCAGGCGATCCACGCGGGCGAGGGCGAGGAGACCGGCGGCGGCGCGCAGGGCACCGACGCGATCTGGAGCCACCGCTGGTACGCGTTCTACAACAACATCGGCGCGACCGGCCCCGCGTTCAACCGCGCCGGCGGCATCCGCATCGGCAACAGCAGCTACTGGATCGGCGACTACACCGTCGAGCCGGAGAACGGCGGCGTGGGGGTGTTCGCGCACGAGTTCGGCCACGACCTCGGCCTGCCGGACCTCTACGACACCTCCGGCAACACCGGCGGCGCCGAGAACTCCACCGGCTTCTGGACGCTCTACTCGGTCGGCTCCTACGGCGCCTCGGGGCGGCCGGAGGACGGCCTGGGCACGAAGCCCATCCACATGAGCGCGTACGAGAAGATCTTCCTGGGCTGGTCGAACTACCAGGTGGTGCGCGCCGGCCAGTACGCCTCGCTGAAGCTCGGCGCGGCGGAGGCGAACACGAAGCAGGCGCAGACGCTGGTGGTGCTGCTGCCCGACAAGGTGGTGGAGCGCAACGTCGGCGCGCCGTACGCCGGGACGTACTTCTACTACTCCGGCTCGGGGAACGACCTCGACAGCTCGATGACGCGCCAGGTGACGCTGCCCGCCGGCAGCGCGTCGCTCACCGCCAAGGTGCGGTTCGACATCGAGCTGGACTGGGACTACGCGTACCTGACGGTGAACGGCGCGCCGGTCCAGACCAACCTCTCGACCTCGACGAGCCCGAACGGCCAGAACTTCGGCAACGGCATCACCGGCTCGACCGGCGGCGCCTGGGTGGACCTCACCGCCGACCTGTCGGCGTGGGCCGGCCAGACGGTGACGCTCGGGTTCCGCTACTGGACCGACGTCGCGGAGTCCCGGCCCGGCTTCTTCGTGGACGACATCGCCGTGAGCGGGCAGGCGGTGGACGGCGGCGAGGCGGAGGCGGGCTGGACGTACCACGGGTTCGTGCGCACGAACGGCACGCTCGCGGCGCCGTACTTCAACGCCTACTTCGCCGAGTACCGGCAGTACCGCGGGTACGACCAGTCGCTCGCCACCGGCCCGTACACCTTCGGCTACCTCAACGACCCGGCGCTGCAGAACTGGGTGGACCACTTCCCGTACCAGGACGGCCTGCTGGTCTGGTACTACGACACGTCGTTCGCCAACAACAACGTGGGGGACGCCTGCGCGAGCGGCCGCTGCGGCGGCCTGTTCCTGCCGGTGGACGCGCACCCCGGGCTCGTCCTGCGCCCCGACAACGGGAAGGCCTGGCGCCCGCGCTTCCAGGCGTACGACTCGACGTTCGGGCTCGAGCCGACCGACGTGGTGTGCCTGCACGCGAACAGCCAGGAGGGCTGCTTCGGCGGGCTCGCCGGCAACCCGCTCTTCGACGACACGCAGAGCTACTGGGTGCCGCCGGATCCGTCGCTCAACCACTACGGCTGGTCGAGCGTGATCGTGCCGAACACCGGGACCACCATCCGCGTGGTCGGGACCTCGGCGCAGGGTGACTTCATGCAGGTCGTGGTCGCGCCGAAGCGGTAG
- a CDS encoding Ig-like domain-containing protein yields the protein MHRRAALPPLAVALASALALAGCSGGGGGGGGAPGGSSCALPAASSLQVVESAPAQGADGVSVNATVRIRFNTCVDTATLAGALSFRRGTTPVPFTPAYDAATATLVLTPAAPLALSTSYAVFILPTARGARGEPFAGWVLGFDTRGAPDTVAPAVAADPAGGHFNHPVDVTIACADEPGGSGCAQTVYAVNGGAPQTYVGPVRLEATATLTFFALDGEGNRSATGTGTYVIDVDPPGVASVFPPDGATGVPLDVVPAAAFDEDMDPATVTAARLTLAPAQATGAAYDPATRTARFPPDRRLECGTTYTATIDPGVTDLAGNGLPAAVSWTFTTDPDCVEPVTTASVTDGVYAAPQQVTLTCADAGGSGCARVVYTTDGSAPAPGNGTVVEGAAAGPIAVGEGETLLRYYSVDRAGNREAVRQQRYSVSTTGFTYVATTGGLARGAGAVPARFVALGGAGWTYAFHRDPVTGRLWRATERGVAGSDDGAAWALTRLVSPTNGWLLPGLAVWAEGSLVLAGTEEGVFRSVDGGATFVPLLQRTMDGNDARVTAIAGAGKDVYVATSLGLAVSHDRARTFAWTVADRAVADVVLDAGTGDVFAATSTGLLRSTDGGATFARLDTGTVPALPSADVRAVAVTADRVYAATAAGLAILGRDATGAPASATSIARPCPAGETSILDVAVSGQGVWVVSGQRYWSGSTDAFCASADGGATFAPRWFVAPDSTAAIASTVYAEGARVYVGYAPGFFLSTDAGATFRSAELPAGGVRDVAAAGGSLYAALDSGVAVSTDGFRTFVLRTKADGLGNPGVEDLAAAGTRVYAVTTFGLSVSSDGGATFAPPATLTNAAMAACVAAPDASTVYLGQMSWLQVSTDGGAHFTQRLPPAGSTSYLSDTVGVDARGGTVAVAARDTVFVSTDGGVTFAERGAAAGLVAPASYTLSLRGVAVAPSGAIHVASNVGLFSSTDGGATFIAAAGGPAWLDAVSASGPALYLGGDLLHVSTDGGATFVSRGAVDGLPGRPGPAVYVP from the coding sequence ATGCACCGTCGCGCAGCCCTGCCCCCCCTCGCCGTCGCCCTCGCCTCCGCCCTCGCGCTCGCCGGCTGCTCCGGCGGCGGCGGGGGCGGAGGCGGCGCCCCCGGCGGCTCGTCCTGCGCGCTCCCCGCGGCGAGCTCGCTGCAGGTGGTGGAGTCCGCGCCGGCGCAGGGCGCGGACGGCGTCTCGGTGAACGCGACGGTGCGGATCCGGTTCAACACCTGCGTGGACACCGCCACCCTCGCCGGCGCCCTGTCCTTCCGGCGCGGCACGACCCCGGTGCCGTTCACGCCGGCCTACGACGCGGCCACCGCCACGCTGGTGCTCACGCCGGCGGCGCCGCTCGCGCTCTCGACGTCCTACGCGGTCTTCATCCTGCCCACCGCGCGCGGCGCGCGGGGCGAGCCGTTCGCCGGCTGGGTGCTCGGCTTCGACACCCGCGGCGCGCCGGACACCGTCGCGCCGGCGGTCGCCGCCGACCCGGCCGGCGGCCACTTCAACCACCCGGTGGACGTGACGATCGCCTGCGCCGACGAGCCCGGCGGCTCGGGCTGCGCGCAGACGGTGTACGCGGTGAACGGCGGCGCCCCGCAGACGTACGTCGGGCCGGTCCGCCTCGAGGCGACCGCGACGCTGACGTTCTTCGCGCTCGACGGGGAGGGGAACCGGAGCGCCACCGGCACCGGCACCTACGTCATCGACGTGGATCCGCCCGGCGTCGCCTCGGTGTTCCCGCCCGACGGCGCCACCGGCGTCCCGCTCGACGTGGTGCCGGCGGCCGCGTTCGACGAGGACATGGACCCGGCGACGGTGACCGCCGCCCGGCTCACCCTCGCGCCCGCGCAGGCGACCGGCGCCGCGTACGACCCCGCCACGCGGACGGCGCGCTTCCCGCCCGACCGCCGCCTCGAGTGCGGCACGACCTACACCGCCACGATCGACCCGGGCGTCACCGACCTCGCCGGCAACGGGCTGCCCGCCGCGGTCTCCTGGACCTTCACCACCGACCCGGACTGCGTCGAGCCGGTCACCACCGCCAGCGTGACCGACGGCGTGTACGCGGCGCCGCAGCAGGTCACGCTCACCTGTGCGGACGCGGGCGGCTCCGGCTGCGCGCGCGTGGTGTACACGACCGACGGCAGCGCGCCGGCGCCGGGCAACGGCACCGTGGTGGAGGGCGCCGCCGCCGGCCCCATCGCGGTGGGCGAGGGCGAGACCCTGCTCCGCTACTACTCGGTGGATCGGGCGGGCAACCGCGAGGCGGTGCGCCAGCAGCGCTACTCCGTGTCCACCACCGGGTTCACCTACGTCGCGACCACCGGCGGGCTCGCCCGCGGCGCCGGGGCGGTGCCGGCCCGGTTCGTCGCGCTGGGCGGCGCCGGCTGGACGTACGCGTTCCATCGCGACCCGGTCACCGGCCGGCTCTGGCGCGCCACCGAGCGCGGCGTGGCCGGCTCCGACGACGGGGCTGCCTGGGCGCTCACCCGGCTGGTGAGCCCCACGAACGGCTGGCTGCTCCCGGGCCTGGCGGTGTGGGCCGAGGGCAGCCTGGTCCTGGCCGGCACGGAGGAGGGCGTGTTCCGCTCGGTGGACGGCGGCGCGACGTTCGTGCCGCTCCTGCAGCGCACCATGGACGGCAACGACGCCCGGGTGACGGCGATCGCCGGCGCCGGCAAGGACGTGTACGTCGCGACGTCGCTCGGCCTCGCGGTCTCGCACGACCGGGCGCGCACGTTCGCGTGGACCGTCGCGGACCGGGCCGTCGCCGACGTGGTGCTCGACGCCGGCACCGGGGACGTGTTCGCCGCGACCTCGACCGGCCTCCTCCGCTCCACCGACGGCGGCGCGACGTTCGCCCGGCTGGACACCGGCACCGTCCCCGCACTCCCCTCCGCCGACGTCCGCGCCGTCGCGGTGACCGCCGACCGCGTGTACGCCGCCACCGCCGCCGGCCTCGCCATCCTGGGCCGCGACGCGACCGGCGCGCCCGCCTCGGCCACGTCCATCGCCCGCCCGTGCCCGGCCGGCGAGACCTCGATCCTGGACGTGGCGGTCTCCGGCCAGGGCGTCTGGGTGGTGAGCGGGCAGCGCTACTGGTCGGGCTCCACCGACGCGTTCTGCGCCTCGGCGGACGGCGGGGCGACGTTCGCGCCGCGCTGGTTCGTCGCGCCCGACAGCACCGCGGCCATCGCCTCCACCGTGTACGCCGAGGGCGCGCGCGTGTACGTCGGCTACGCGCCCGGGTTCTTCCTGTCCACCGACGCGGGCGCGACCTTCCGCTCCGCGGAGCTGCCCGCCGGCGGGGTGCGCGACGTGGCCGCCGCCGGCGGCTCGCTGTACGCCGCGCTCGACAGCGGCGTGGCCGTCTCCACCGACGGGTTCCGCACCTTCGTGCTGCGCACCAAGGCGGACGGGCTCGGGAACCCGGGCGTCGAGGATCTCGCGGCGGCGGGCACTCGAGTCTACGCGGTCACCACCTTCGGGCTCTCGGTCTCCTCCGACGGCGGCGCCACCTTCGCGCCGCCGGCGACGCTCACGAACGCCGCCATGGCCGCCTGCGTGGCGGCCCCCGACGCGAGCACCGTGTACCTCGGGCAGATGTCCTGGCTGCAGGTCTCCACCGACGGCGGCGCGCACTTCACGCAGCGGCTGCCGCCGGCCGGCTCGACGAGCTACCTCTCCGACACCGTCGGCGTGGACGCCCGCGGCGGCACCGTCGCGGTGGCGGCGCGCGACACGGTGTTCGTCTCCACCGACGGCGGCGTCACCTTCGCCGAGCGCGGCGCGGCGGCCGGGCTGGTGGCGCCGGCCAGCTACACCCTCTCCCTGCGCGGGGTGGCGGTGGCGCCCTCCGGCGCGATCCACGTGGCCTCGAACGTCGGCCTGTTCAGCTCCACCGACGGCGGCGCCACGTTCATCGCCGCGGCGGGCGGCCCGGCCTGGCTGGACGCGGTGTCCGCGAGCGGCCCGGCGCTCTACCTCGGCGGCGACCTGCTCCACGTCTCGACCGACGGCGGCGCCACCTTCGTCTCGCGCGGCGCGGTGGACGGGCTGCCCGGGCGGCCCGGACCCGCGGTGTACGTCCCCTGA